A genomic region of Kribbella sp. NBC_00382 contains the following coding sequences:
- a CDS encoding thiolase family protein — translation MSARSAVIVDAVRTPIAKGKPGGAYSEVHPVDLHAHVLRALVDRTGIDPALVDDVISGAVGQVGEQSTNTARWAVLAAGFPESVPAVTVDRQCGSSQQAIHFAAQGVMSGAYDVAIASGVESMSRVPIGSQYAGADFAGPAVARRYEPGLIPQGVSAELIAQKWDLSRAALDEFAAESHRRAAAAWAEGRFDAEVALLKAPRADGVARELGVDETIRPSTTVEVLAGLRPAFQNDYFSGRFPDIDWKITAGNSSPVNDGASALLVTSEEAARRLGLKPRARLHTFAVAGDDPIMMLTGILPATEKALKRAGLTPADIDAYEVNEAFASVVLSWLAETGVDPSKVNINGGALAIGHPLGASGARLMTTLLSVLDQRQARYGLQVMCEAGGLANATIIERL, via the coding sequence ATGTCTGCTCGCTCTGCTGTCATCGTCGACGCGGTCCGTACTCCGATCGCCAAAGGCAAGCCTGGTGGCGCCTACAGCGAGGTGCATCCCGTCGACCTGCATGCGCATGTGCTGCGTGCATTGGTGGACCGGACGGGGATCGATCCGGCGCTGGTGGATGACGTGATCAGCGGGGCGGTCGGTCAGGTGGGCGAGCAGAGTACGAACACGGCTCGGTGGGCGGTACTCGCAGCTGGTTTCCCCGAATCGGTGCCGGCGGTGACTGTCGATCGGCAATGCGGGAGTAGCCAGCAGGCGATCCACTTCGCCGCGCAGGGCGTGATGAGCGGCGCGTACGACGTCGCGATCGCCTCGGGCGTGGAGTCGATGAGCCGAGTACCAATCGGCAGCCAGTATGCGGGTGCCGACTTCGCTGGGCCGGCTGTTGCTCGGCGGTATGAGCCGGGGTTGATTCCGCAGGGTGTCTCCGCGGAGTTGATTGCGCAGAAGTGGGATCTGAGTCGCGCTGCGCTTGATGAGTTTGCGGCTGAGAGTCACCGGCGTGCGGCTGCGGCGTGGGCGGAGGGACGGTTCGATGCCGAGGTGGCCTTGCTGAAGGCTCCGCGGGCGGATGGCGTGGCGCGTGAGTTGGGGGTCGACGAGACCATCAGGCCGAGTACGACTGTCGAGGTACTCGCCGGGCTGCGGCCCGCCTTCCAGAACGACTATTTCAGCGGCCGCTTCCCCGACATCGACTGGAAGATCACGGCCGGCAACTCGTCGCCGGTCAACGATGGCGCCTCTGCCTTGCTGGTCACCAGTGAAGAGGCTGCCCGCCGCCTGGGCCTCAAGCCGCGCGCTCGCCTGCACACCTTCGCGGTCGCCGGCGACGACCCGATCATGATGCTCACCGGCATTCTCCCCGCCACCGAGAAGGCCCTCAAGCGCGCCGGCCTGACCCCTGCCGACATCGACGCCTACGAGGTCAACGAAGCCTTCGCCAGCGTCGTCCTATCCTGGCTTGCTGAGACGGGCGTTGACCCATCCAAGGTCAACATCAACGGCGGCGCCCTAGCCATCGGTCACCCCCTCGGCGCCAGCGGCGCCCGCCTGATGACCACCTTGCTGTCCGTCCTCGACCAACGGCAGGCCCGCTACGGCCTCCAGGTCATGTGCGAAGCCGGCGGCCTAGCCAACGCCACCATCATCGAACGCCTCTGA
- a CDS encoding AAA domain-containing protein: protein MTELVAPAGTGMRDLVALAVSQGGLGNDALLAAVLPLFHATAEVHERGLVAPLRGLDQITVDDRTRLGFAPEDAARPLIQSAEIAAREGYRASAVEVVAHRQVELDLGESGGRPQLQVTEPAPEAITAPVLVPGWQSWEHLLGHHDPLTDIFSLGQLLIGLGCGLDLSRTEDVARLINARGNFYSLTGTLHPVIVSVASQMAEPDRHRRAQDLRSLIEQLENYRDQPLDFDVDAITRDTADRREAVLKALRERLFDLSRRNRLVNFRHTAQTINLTEVSVPLMLDVRNIRAEQLFTWNADLAAQLVDGKAKTLGKWIRYDEAPYAASALDKLISTARRDRAEYGQDQLRLVPAFLRWHDLKNDPSTRLTSPLVLVKVDLAKKRGVRDSYTVRITDPVAEINPTLRHHLHQLYGINLPAKVDLSEPDALEVLHEKLRAELQASEPGLQLQLRAKPRIDLVRQRAMVKLRNYRRRQHGNTANEFGGRHYSYSYRRSDYQPLGVQIFRNQLAVQELPLSVVFGEPRRPGAIETDSYVLETGDDGSPYSWDVDLCAVALANFNYRTLGLVRDYDELLESGRSCPSFDQLFSDRPRPLVSDPPELPTSARHLVVPADGSQVAAVARAQRGESFVIQGPPGTGKSQTITNMIADFVARGQRVLFVCQKRAALDVVHARLVSRRLDGLCTLIHDSQADKKAFVHGLRDTYESWLAASDDLEDLTVRRDALVTRVDRLLATVGEFETLLAGGSPTLRTVVNTLAELRSSSWGSSLDPSQRRLIPTPSDWWASREVVGELSSGLAAADPSSSGVLSRSPLSLIAPTVWSAPGADTEIPATATEARTAWTAVAEALAATGLTAPADAGASASDASSVANSWACVDIAVVRRLGELGTVLLPLAERGKSEALDANSRAARELKAAATDHETLLSAEQTAWQEASAWTDPLPLADARSALTVAQSKEGTLLAFLSSDWRRIKSLVHTRTDTTTRAVRPTITELLTTLITAHEATTAVTTNTQNSLQTWGTSNPTTLSQTLHHLTQDKALAPWLDTLATNHPATTATPSPTTAAAAPAPAATAATGGQPGATPSADADTSPASDLPTTPPPGGATALPPGVPSDHTNPAAPGETPPGGPAATPPAMPSDHTTSSPIGEPSSASPSGGAAWVGRAGVVERVARVGELLQRAEAVAGRLLVEGYAERTLGEVQGIVEVLASPGVVPVVQRLVAVMRRFGETPTTVQDAVRGLEATPEQLEYAVCALHWERARAGAPLLGEVTSARLDSIVGELSLVYDELTTVNADVVVGGVRQRFLNELAHSEASATGMSTEERARKKAFSTGRRELEHEFGKVMRYKSIRDLASGAPGEVVARLRPVWLMSPSSVSDTLPLDTAFDVVIYDEASQIPIEEAIPALHRAPQVIVVGDQMQLPPTQYFRVATPAADPDDEVEHVGVALSDDSFLAISALRLASTMLTWHYRSRSEALISFSNAAFYQGRLATIPDRLPAHPAPPWTVRATNDPPTPPTDTTPAPLADGTSLGGAASASRTRSQVVEVVDGMLAGSITAVRVADGIYVRRTNPAEARWIASLVREILARDTGKSLGIVAFSEAQQGEIERALDELAEADSEFGAQYEAEQVRTRDEQDAGLFVKNLENVQGDERDIIIMSVCYAAGPDGRMLMNFGPINTSGGEKRLNVIFSRARQHMVIVSSIEPEAITNTYNDGANTLRRFLTYANAVSQANPEATQAALSQYAVPRTRTADALRSAVAEQLAERLRAEGVVVATEVGESVFRCDLALRHPKDEGHQLAVLIDTPERIAADSLLERLTTHPRALTTGGWRTHHVLTGDWTTNPDAVLARLLDTLNRPTDN from the coding sequence ATGACAGAACTCGTCGCGCCGGCGGGCACCGGCATGAGGGATCTCGTCGCGCTGGCCGTCTCGCAAGGCGGGCTCGGCAACGATGCGCTGCTGGCTGCGGTCCTGCCGCTTTTCCATGCGACCGCCGAGGTGCACGAGCGCGGGTTGGTCGCGCCGTTGCGCGGGCTCGACCAGATCACCGTCGACGACCGGACCAGGCTCGGATTCGCGCCCGAGGACGCAGCTCGTCCATTGATCCAGTCCGCCGAAATCGCTGCCAGGGAAGGGTATCGCGCCTCGGCCGTCGAGGTCGTCGCGCACCGCCAGGTCGAGCTCGACCTCGGCGAGAGTGGCGGCCGGCCGCAGCTGCAGGTCACCGAACCGGCGCCCGAGGCAATCACCGCGCCCGTGCTCGTGCCGGGCTGGCAGAGCTGGGAACACCTGCTCGGCCATCACGATCCGCTGACCGACATCTTCAGCCTCGGTCAGCTGCTGATCGGCCTCGGCTGCGGGCTCGACCTGTCCCGCACCGAGGACGTCGCCCGGCTGATCAATGCCCGAGGCAACTTCTATTCGCTGACTGGCACACTGCATCCGGTGATCGTCTCGGTCGCTTCGCAGATGGCCGAGCCCGACCGTCATCGCCGGGCCCAGGACCTGCGCTCGCTGATCGAGCAGCTGGAGAACTACCGCGACCAGCCGCTCGACTTCGATGTCGACGCGATCACCCGCGACACGGCGGATCGGCGCGAAGCGGTCCTGAAAGCCTTACGGGAAAGGCTTTTCGACCTCTCGCGGCGCAACCGGCTGGTGAACTTCCGGCACACGGCCCAGACGATCAACCTCACCGAGGTCTCCGTCCCGCTGATGCTCGACGTGCGCAACATCCGCGCCGAGCAGCTCTTCACCTGGAACGCCGACCTCGCCGCGCAACTGGTCGACGGCAAAGCCAAAACGCTCGGCAAGTGGATCCGGTACGACGAAGCCCCGTACGCCGCCTCCGCGCTGGACAAGCTGATCTCGACGGCCAGGCGCGACCGCGCGGAGTACGGGCAGGACCAGTTGCGGCTCGTCCCGGCGTTCCTGCGCTGGCACGATCTGAAGAACGACCCGTCGACGCGACTGACCTCTCCGCTCGTGCTCGTGAAGGTGGATCTGGCGAAGAAGCGTGGCGTGCGCGATTCGTACACGGTGCGGATCACCGATCCGGTCGCCGAGATCAACCCGACGCTGCGTCATCACCTGCATCAGCTCTACGGGATCAATCTGCCGGCCAAGGTGGATTTGAGCGAGCCGGACGCTCTCGAAGTACTGCATGAGAAGTTGCGGGCCGAGCTGCAGGCTTCGGAGCCGGGGCTGCAACTGCAGTTGCGGGCCAAACCGCGGATCGACCTCGTCCGGCAGCGCGCGATGGTGAAGCTGCGGAACTACCGGCGGCGACAGCACGGGAACACGGCGAACGAGTTCGGCGGGCGGCACTATTCCTACTCGTACCGGCGTTCCGACTATCAGCCGCTCGGTGTGCAGATCTTCCGCAATCAGCTTGCGGTGCAGGAGTTGCCGCTGAGTGTCGTGTTCGGCGAGCCGCGACGGCCTGGTGCGATCGAGACCGACAGCTACGTGCTGGAGACCGGCGACGACGGCAGTCCGTACTCGTGGGATGTCGACCTGTGCGCGGTTGCCCTGGCGAACTTCAACTACCGGACGCTCGGGCTCGTGCGCGACTACGACGAACTACTCGAGAGCGGGCGGTCGTGCCCGTCGTTCGACCAACTGTTCTCGGATCGACCGCGGCCGCTTGTGAGCGATCCGCCTGAGCTGCCGACGTCGGCGCGCCATCTCGTCGTACCAGCTGACGGCTCGCAGGTGGCTGCCGTCGCGCGGGCCCAGCGCGGCGAGAGTTTCGTGATCCAAGGTCCGCCGGGGACGGGCAAGTCACAGACGATCACCAACATGATCGCGGACTTCGTGGCGCGCGGTCAGCGGGTTCTCTTCGTCTGCCAGAAACGCGCGGCGCTCGACGTGGTCCATGCCCGTCTCGTGAGCCGCCGGCTCGACGGGCTCTGCACGCTGATCCACGACTCCCAAGCCGACAAGAAGGCCTTCGTCCACGGCTTGCGCGACACCTACGAGTCCTGGCTCGCCGCCTCGGACGACCTCGAAGATCTGACGGTACGCCGCGATGCCCTGGTCACTCGCGTAGATCGCCTGCTCGCCACCGTCGGCGAATTCGAAACCCTCCTGGCCGGCGGCTCCCCCACGCTGCGCACCGTCGTGAACACCTTGGCCGAGTTGCGCTCCTCTTCGTGGGGTTCATCCCTCGATCCTTCGCAGCGCCGACTCATCCCGACCCCCAGCGACTGGTGGGCGTCACGCGAGGTCGTAGGCGAACTGTCCTCCGGCCTGGCCGCCGCGGACCCCTCCAGCAGCGGCGTACTGTCCCGCAGCCCTCTAAGCCTCATCGCCCCCACCGTCTGGTCAGCCCCCGGCGCCGACACCGAAATCCCCGCCACCGCCACCGAAGCACGCACCGCCTGGACTGCGGTCGCCGAAGCGCTCGCCGCAACCGGCCTCACCGCCCCGGCCGATGCCGGCGCCTCCGCGTCCGACGCCTCGAGTGTCGCCAACAGCTGGGCTTGCGTCGACATCGCCGTCGTTCGCCGCCTCGGCGAACTCGGCACCGTCCTGCTCCCCCTAGCCGAACGCGGCAAGTCCGAAGCCCTGGACGCCAATTCCCGCGCAGCCCGCGAACTAAAAGCCGCAGCCACCGACCACGAGACCCTCCTGTCAGCCGAACAAACCGCCTGGCAAGAAGCCTCCGCCTGGACCGACCCTCTCCCGCTAGCGGACGCCCGCTCAGCCCTAACAGTTGCCCAAAGCAAAGAAGGCACCCTCCTAGCCTTCCTCTCCTCCGACTGGCGCCGCATCAAATCCCTCGTCCACACCCGAACAGACACCACCACCCGAGCCGTCCGCCCCACCATCACCGAACTCCTCACCACCCTCATCACCGCCCACGAAGCCACCACCGCAGTAACCACCAACACCCAGAACTCACTCCAAACCTGGGGCACCTCCAACCCCACCACCCTCTCCCAAACCCTCCACCACCTAACCCAAGACAAAGCCCTAGCTCCCTGGCTTGACACCCTCGCCACCAACCACCCCGCCACTACCGCTACCCCCAGTCCCACCACCGCTGCCGCTGCGCCTGCGCCTGCTGCCACTGCTGCCACCGGAGGTCAGCCCGGCGCGACCCCTTCGGCCGACGCCGACACGTCGCCCGCCAGCGACCTCCCCACCACCCCACCACCCGGCGGAGCAACTGCCCTACCTCCCGGAGTGCCTTCGGACCACACCAACCCCGCAGCGCCGGGCGAGACCCCTCCCGGCGGCCCGGCCGCCACACCTCCCGCGATGCCCTCCGACCACACCACCTCCTCGCCTATCGGCGAGCCCTCCTCCGCCTCGCCATCCGGCGGGGCTGCTTGGGTAGGTCGGGCAGGGGTTGTGGAGCGTGTCGCTCGGGTTGGGGAGTTGTTGCAGCGAGCTGAGGCGGTTGCTGGCCGGCTGTTGGTTGAGGGGTATGCCGAGCGGACTTTGGGGGAAGTACAAGGGATTGTTGAGGTGCTGGCTTCGCCTGGGGTGGTGCCGGTGGTGCAGCGGTTGGTTGCTGTGATGCGGCGGTTTGGCGAAACACCGACGACCGTGCAAGACGCGGTACGAGGATTGGAAGCGACGCCGGAGCAGTTGGAGTATGCGGTTTGTGCGTTGCACTGGGAGCGGGCTCGGGCGGGCGCTCCGCTGTTGGGTGAGGTGACGTCGGCGCGGCTCGACTCGATTGTGGGTGAGTTGAGTCTGGTGTACGACGAACTGACGACGGTCAACGCCGACGTGGTGGTAGGCGGAGTACGGCAGCGGTTCTTGAACGAGCTCGCGCATTCCGAGGCGAGCGCGACCGGTATGTCGACCGAGGAGCGGGCGCGGAAGAAGGCGTTCAGCACCGGACGGCGCGAGCTGGAGCATGAGTTCGGCAAGGTCATGCGGTACAAGTCGATCCGCGATCTCGCCTCGGGCGCACCCGGCGAGGTCGTCGCGCGGTTGCGCCCGGTCTGGTTGATGAGCCCTTCGTCGGTCTCCGACACGTTGCCCCTCGACACCGCCTTCGACGTGGTGATCTACGACGAAGCGAGCCAGATCCCCATCGAGGAAGCGATTCCGGCGCTGCACCGCGCACCTCAGGTGATCGTCGTCGGCGACCAGATGCAGCTGCCACCCACGCAGTACTTCCGCGTCGCCACCCCAGCCGCCGATCCAGACGACGAGGTCGAACACGTCGGTGTCGCGCTGTCCGACGACAGCTTCCTCGCGATCAGCGCCCTACGACTCGCGTCAACCATGCTGACCTGGCACTACCGAAGCCGTTCCGAAGCCCTGATCTCCTTCAGCAACGCAGCCTTCTACCAAGGCCGCCTAGCCACCATCCCCGACCGCCTCCCCGCCCACCCCGCCCCACCCTGGACCGTCCGCGCCACCAACGACCCCCCAACGCCACCCACCGACACCACACCGGCGCCGCTCGCCGACGGCACCAGCCTCGGCGGCGCTGCCTCTGCGAGTCGTACGCGGTCGCAGGTGGTGGAGGTTGTGGATGGGATGCTTGCGGGGAGCATCACGGCGGTACGGGTTGCTGATGGCATCTATGTGCGGCGTACCAACCCGGCGGAGGCGCGGTGGATCGCCAGCCTCGTACGCGAGATCCTGGCGCGCGATACCGGGAAGAGCCTCGGCATCGTGGCGTTCTCCGAGGCGCAGCAGGGCGAGATCGAGCGGGCGCTGGACGAATTGGCAGAGGCCGATTCCGAGTTCGGCGCGCAATACGAAGCCGAGCAGGTGCGGACCCGCGACGAGCAGGACGCCGGGCTGTTCGTGAAGAACCTGGAGAACGTCCAGGGCGACGAACGCGACATCATCATCATGAGCGTCTGCTACGCCGCCGGACCGGACGGCCGGATGCTGATGAACTTCGGCCCGATCAACACCTCCGGCGGCGAGAAGCGCCTGAACGTCATCTTCAGCCGCGCCCGCCAGCACATGGTCATCGTCAGCAGCATCGAGCCCGAGGCGATCACCAACACCTACAACGACGGCGCCAACACCCTGCGCCGCTTCCTCACCTACGCCAACGCCGTCTCCCAAGCCAACCCCGAAGCCACCCAAGCCGCCCTCAGCCAGTACGCCGTACCGCGCACCCGCACCGCGGACGCGCTCCGATCGGCGGTAGCCGAGCAACTGGCCGAGCGACTCCGCGCCGAAGGAGTCGTCGTGGCGACGGAGGTCGGCGAATCCGTCTTCCGCTGTGATCTCGCGCTACGCCACCCCAAGGACGAGGGCCACCAACTAGCGGTGCTGATCGACACCCCGGAACGAATCGCCGCCGACTCACTGCTCGAGCGCCTAACCACCCACCCGCGAGCACTAACCACCGGCGGCTGGCGAACCCACCACGTCCTCACAGGCGACTGGACCACCAACCCCGACGCAGTACTGGCCCGCCTCCTAGACACCCTCAACCGCCCCACCGACAACTGA
- a CDS encoding winged helix-turn-helix transcriptional regulator — MHVQLEGRLAERGQQPLGDYCPIDLAMQAIGQRSTILLLREAYYGVTRFDDFAARTGLTEATTAGRLKALVELGVLAKTEYQEPGKRRRHEYRLTESGQDLMPVVFGLAQWSNRHHAPPEPLELAHDGHPVEIVARCTKGHLPKLDELTITV, encoded by the coding sequence ATGCACGTTCAGCTAGAAGGCCGCCTGGCCGAGCGCGGCCAGCAGCCGCTCGGCGACTATTGCCCGATCGATCTCGCCATGCAGGCGATCGGGCAGCGATCCACGATCCTGCTGCTGCGCGAGGCGTACTACGGCGTCACCCGGTTCGACGACTTCGCCGCCCGCACCGGCCTGACCGAGGCGACGACCGCCGGACGCCTCAAGGCGCTGGTCGAGCTCGGGGTGCTGGCCAAGACGGAGTACCAGGAACCGGGCAAGCGGCGCCGCCACGAATACCGGCTGACCGAGAGCGGCCAGGACCTGATGCCCGTCGTCTTCGGCCTGGCGCAGTGGAGCAACCGCCACCACGCCCCGCCCGAGCCGCTCGAGCTCGCCCACGACGGCCACCCCGTCGAGATCGTTGCCAGATGCACCAAAGGCCATCTGCCGAAGCTCGACGAGCTCACCATCACTGTCTAG